From the genome of Alosa alosa isolate M-15738 ecotype Scorff River chromosome 18, AALO_Geno_1.1, whole genome shotgun sequence, one region includes:
- the entpd6 gene encoding ectonucleoside triphosphate diphosphohydrolase 6, whose product MRIPKFALAFLFVVCVVVYLTYVKYHNDDKRPTLLKQPLYHWAIDHHLRPTSAEVVSEDFLYGIMFDAGSTGTRIHVFKFLLQPNESPKLAHETFKAIKPGLSAYADDPDKCADGILQLLESAKDNVPALQWKSTPLVLKATAGLRLLPGEKANHLLTKVKEIFGTSPFLTREESVSIMDGTDEGVSAWITINFLLGGLHTAATPTVGMLDLGGGSTQITFSPKDEKTIQTSPDDITSLKMFNLTYTLYSHSYLGLGLMSARLAVLGGTEGQPLQEGQELISPCLAPDYTGQWEHAEVTYTLRGQKAGEPIYESCLMKVEKMLYKKVKKVEDFKDMEFYAFSYYYDRGVDLGIIDEQDGGSIRVSDYIEGAKKVCNNMTSSSEGNPFICLDLTYISVLLQELGFPVDKVFKLSRTIDGVETSWALGATFHFLETL is encoded by the exons ATGAGGATTCCAAAATTTGCTCTTGCCTTTCTCTTTGTTGTTTGCGTGGTGGTGTATCTGACCTATGTCAAGTACCACAATGACGACAAGAGGCCAACACTTCTCAAGCAACCGTTATACCATTGGGCCATCGACCACCACCTGAGGCCAACTTCAGCTGAAGTAGTCAGTGAAGATTTCTTGTATGGAATTATGTTTGATGCTGGGAGTACGGGGACGAGGATACACGTCTTTAAATTTCTCCTTCAACCCAATG AGTCTCCTAAATTGGCACACGAGACCTTCAAAGCTATTAAACCAGGTCTCTCTGCGTACGCAGATGATCCTGATAAA TGTGCGGATGGCATCCTTCAATTACTTGAATCGGCCAAGGACAATGTCCCTGCGCTGCAGTGGAAGAGCACTCCACTGGTGTTGAAGGCAACTGCAGGGCTGCGTCTCCTGCCAGGGGAAAAGGCTAACCACCTACTgaccaag GTTAAGGAAATCTTCGGAACCTCCCCCTTTCTCACCAGGGAGGAAAGCGTGTCCATAATGGATGGCACAGATGAAG GAGTGTCAGCATGGATCACCATTAACTTCCTATTAG GTGGGCTGCACACCGCTGCCACACCCACCGTAGGAATGCTGGACTTAGGAGGAGGCTCCACACAAATCACCTTCTCCCCAAAAGACGAG AAAACCATTCAAACCTCACCAGATGATATTACATCGTTGAAGATGTTCAACCTGACCTACACACTCTACTCACACAG CTACTTGGGCCTTGGCCTGATGTCAGCGAGACTGGCGGTATTAGGAGGAACCGAAGGACAACCTC TCCAGGAAGGCCAGGAGCTGATTAGCCCATGCCTTGCTCCTGACTATACAGGCCAGTGGGAACATGCGGAAGTCACCTACACTCTGAGAGGACAGAAAGCAG GAGAACCTATCTATGAGTCTTGCCTTATGAAAGTGGAGAAAATGCTTTACAAGAAAGTCAAGAAGGTGGAGGACTTCAAAGATATGGAGTTCTATGCGTTCTCATACTATTATGATAGAggtgtggacctaggaatcatag ATGAGCAAGACGGAGGGTCGATTAGAGTAAGTGACTACATTGAAGGTGCCAAAAAAg TGTGCAATAATATGACTTCCAGTTCTGAAGGGAATCCGTTCATATGTCTCGACCTCACTTACATCTCAGTTCTACTACAGGAGCTGGGCTTCCCTGTAGATAAAGTGTTTAAG CTTTCCAGGACAATTGATGGTGTAGAGACGAGCTGGGCACTGGGGGCAACATTTCACTTCTTAGAGACACTGTGA
- the LOC125311202 gene encoding barrier-to-autointegration factor-like, producing the protein MSTTSQKHRDFVAEPMGDKPVTALSGIGEVLGKKLEGQGFDKASVVLGQFLLLRKDGELFTEWLKDTCGANSKQAGACSQCLKEWCDAFL; encoded by the exons ATGTCGACCACATCGCAAAAACACAGGGACTTTGTCGCTGAGCCAATGGGTGACAAACCCGTGACGGCTTTGTCTGGAATCGGAGAAGTTTTGGGAAAGAAACTTGAAGGTCAAGGTTTCGACAAA GCGTCTGTGGTCCTAGGGCAGTTCTTGCTGTTGCGCAAGGATGGCGAGCTGTTCACGGAGTGGCTCAAGGATACCTGTGGTGCCAATTCCAAACAAGCAGGTGCCTGCTCACAGTGCCTGAAAGAGTGGTGCGACGCATTCTTGTGA